The following are from one region of the Dreissena polymorpha isolate Duluth1 chromosome 2, UMN_Dpol_1.0, whole genome shotgun sequence genome:
- the LOC127869881 gene encoding beta-1,4-galactosyltransferase 4-like, producing the protein MSACLSKEGVAIVVPYRNREEQLRVFIKEIVPFLQRQNISFHIFIIEQSQKAGFNRAKLFNIGYKESKSVGNFSCFIFHDVDLIPTSPDNYYCCASNPKHMSVGNEKFNFNLPYGDYVGGVLAMTTESFLKTNGFSNAYFGWGGEDDEMNLFASRNNNAKYQLSDHYDLTKNAAIING; encoded by the exons ATGTCGGCATGTCTTTCCAAAGAGGGGGTGGCAATCGTTGTTCCATATCGGAACAGAGAGGAGCAATTGAGGGTCTTTATTAAAGAAATAGTTCCCTTCTTACAGCGCCAGAATATTTCTTTTCATATCTTCATTATTGAACAG AGTCAGAAAGCAGGGTTTAATCGCGCAAAGCTGTTCAACATTGGATACAAAGAGTCAAAGTCAGTTGGCAACTTTAGCTGCTTCATTTTCCACGATGTTGACCTTATCCCTACATCTCCGGACAACTACTATTGCTGTGCAAGTAACCCTAAACACATGTCCGTCGGTAACGAAAAATTCAATTTCAA TTTGCCATATGGCGACTACGTGGGAGGTGTTTTAGCGATGACAACGGAGAGTTTCCTGAAAACAAACGGTTTCTCAAATGCTTATTTTGGCTGGGGAGGGGAGGACGATGAAATGAAT CTGTTTGCCTCAAGAAATAACAATGCAAAGTATCAACTCTCAGACCACTATGATTTGACAAAGAATGCCGCGATTATAAACGGTTGA